Proteins from one Ciconia boyciana chromosome 26, ASM3463844v1, whole genome shotgun sequence genomic window:
- the LOC140644286 gene encoding feather keratin 4-like, protein MSCYERCPSTSCSPTPLANSCNEPCIRQCQDSTVVIQPSPVVVTLPGPILSSFPQNTTVGSSASAAVGSALSAEGVPISSGSSLGFGSFGYPGLRSGYSRPYRRYSTYHSGFYGPC, encoded by the coding sequence ATGTCTTGCTATGAGCGGTGTCCTtccacctcctgcagcccaACCCCACTGGCAAATAGCTGCAACGAGCCCTGCAtcaggcagtgccaggactCGACAGTGGTGATCCAGCCCTCTCCcgtggtggtgaccctgcctggacccatcctcagctccttcccccagaaCACCACTGTGGGATCCTCAGCATCTGCAGCTGTTGGGAGTGCTCTGAGTGCCGAGGGAGTGCCCATCTCCTCTGGCAGCTCCTTGGGATTTGGGAGTTTTGGCTATCCAGGCCTGCGCAGTGGGTACAGCCGGCCTTACCGTCGGTACAGCACCTACCACAGTGGCTTCTATGGGCCATGCTAA
- the LOC140644260 gene encoding feather keratin 1-like, giving the protein MSCYDLCPPTPCGPTPLANSCNEPCVRQCQDSTVVIQPSPVVVTLPGPILSSFPQNTAVGSSASAAVGSALSAGGVPISSGSSLGFGSFGYPGLGSGYSRPYRRYNTYRSGFYGPC; this is encoded by the coding sequence ATGTCTTGCTACGACCTGTGTCCACCCACCCCCTGTGGCCCAACCCCGCTTGCCAACAGCTGCAATgagccctgtgtcaggcagtgccaggactCGACAGTGGTGATCCAGCCCTCTCCtgtggtggtgaccctgcctGGACCtatcctcagctccttcccccagaaCACTGCTGTGGGATCCTCAGCATCTGCGGCTGTCGGGAGTGCGCTCAGTGCTGGAGGGGTCCCCATCTCCTCTGGCAGCTCCTTGGGATTTGGGAGCTTTGGCTATCCAGGCCTGGGCAGTGGGTACAGCCGGCCCTACCGTCGCTACAACACCTACCGCAGTGGCTTCTATGGGCCGTGCTAA
- the LOC140644266 gene encoding feather keratin B-4-like translates to MSCYDLCPPTTCGPTPLANSCNEPCVRQCQDSTYVIQPSPVVVTLPGPILSSFPQNTTVGSSASAAVGDALNAGGVPISSGSSLGLGSLGYSGLGGLYGRSYRRYNRCGP, encoded by the coding sequence ATGTCCTGCTATGACCTGTGTCCTCCCACCACCTGTGGCCCAACCCCGCTGGCGAATAGCTGCAATGAGCCCTGCGTCAGGCAGTGCCAAGACTCAACATACGTGATCCAGCCCTCTCCtgtggtggtgaccctgcccGGCCCgatcctcagctccttcccacaaAATACCACAGTGGGATCCTCAGCGTCCGCAGCTGTAGGGGATGCTCTCAATGCCGGGGGTGTCCCTATCTCCTCTGGCAGCTCCTTGGGACTTGGGAGCCTTGGATATTCAGGTCTAGGTGGCCTTTATGGGAGGTCCTACCGTCGTTACAACCGGTGTGGGCCATGA
- the LOC140644020 gene encoding uncharacterized protein produces the protein MSCYSESCRPCEVTCPQPIAESYNEPCVQQCPDSRALIFPPPAVVTVPGPILSSFPQESIVGSSGPAWLGSSFSSRSSQGYGGSFGLGSYGGSLGYGSSRSYGGSFGLGGYRGYRSSLGLGGSSGYGGSFGLGGYGGSRGYGSSFGLGSYGGYRGALGYGRSLGYEDDRGYGGSLGYGGQQGSSSFGNCGRSYSSGFSSCGMGDYLPGTQTWSRSHHGSCGAF, from the exons ATGTCTTGCTACAGTGAGTCCTGCAGACCCTGCGAGGTGACCTGCCCTCAGCCGATTGCCGAGAGCTACAATGAGCCCTGTGTACAGCAATGCCCTGACTCCAGAGCACTGATCTTCCCCCCACCAGCTGTGGTGACAGTCCCGGGCCCCATACTCAGCTCTTTTCCTCAGGAGAGCATTGTGGGATCATCAGGCCCAGCCTGGTTGGGGAGTTCCTTCAGTTCCCGAAGCTCCCAGGGCTATGGGGGCTCCTTTGGCTTGGGGAGCTATGGGGGTTCCTTGGGCTACGGGAGCTCACGGAGTTATGGAGGGTCCTTTGGTTTGGGAGGCTATAGGGGTTACAGGAGCTCCCTGGGCTTGGGGGGCTCATCTGGCTATGGGGGCTCCTTTGGTTTGGGAGGCTATGGGG GCTCCCGGGGCTATGGGAGCTCCTTTGGCTTGGGAAGCTATGGAGGCTACAGGGGTGCACTCGGGTATGGCCGTTCCCTAGGTTATGAAGATGACAGGGGCTATGGAGGCTCCCTGGGCTATGGGGGCCAACAAGGGTCCAGCAGCTTTGGCAACTGCGGGAGGTCCTACAGCTCTGGCTTCTCTTCCTGTGGCATGGGGGATTACCTCCCTGGCACCCAGACATGGAGCAGGTCCCACCACGGAAGCTGTGGGGCTTTCTAA
- the LOC140644253 gene encoding uncharacterized protein: MSCYSESCRPCEVTCPQPIAESYNEPCVQQCPDSRAVIFPPPAVVTVPGPILSSFPQESIVGSSGPAWLGSSFSSRSSQGYGGSFGLGGYRGYRSSLGLGGSSGYGGSFGLGGYGGYRSSLGLGGSFGLGDSSGYGGSRGYGSSFGLGSYGGYRGALGYGRSLGYEDDRGYGGSLGYGGQQGSSSFGNCGRSYSSGFSSCGMGDYLPGTQTWSRSHHGSCGAF; the protein is encoded by the exons ATGTCTTGCTACAGTGAGTCCTGCAGACCCTGCGAGGTGACCTGCCCTCAGCCGATTGCCGAGAGCTACAATGAGCCCTGTGTACAGCAATGCCCTGACTCCAGAGCAGTGATCTTCCCCCCACCAGCTGTGGTGACAGTCCCGGGCCCCATACTCAGCTCTTTTCCTCAGGAGAGCATTGTGGGATCATCAGGCCCAGCCTGGTTGGGGAGTTCCTTCAGTTCCCGAAGCTCCCAGGGCTATGGGG GGTCCTTTGGTTTGGGAGGCTATAGGGGTTACAGGAGCTCCCTGGGCTTGGGGGGCTCATCTGGCTATGGGGGCTCCTTTGGTTTGGGAGGCTATGGGGGTTACAGGAGCTccctgggtttggggggttCCTTTGGTTTGGGGGACTCCTCTGGCTATGGAGGCTCCCGGGGCTATGGGAGCTCCTTTGGCTTGGGAAGCTATGGAGGCTACAGGGGTGCACTCGGGTATGGCCGTTCCCTAGGTTATGAAGATGACAGGGGCTATGGAGGCTCCCTGGGCTATGGGGGCCAACAAGGGTCCAGCAGCTTTGGCAACTGCGGGAGGTCCTACAGCTCTGGCTTCTCTTCCTGTGGCATGGGGGATTACCTCCCTGGCACCCAGACATGGAGCAGGTCCCACCACGGAAGCTGTGGGGCTTTCTAA
- the LOC140644194 gene encoding feather keratin 3-like, whose translation MSCYDLCPLKTSVAVPQPIAESCNELCARQCPDSTAFIQPPPVVVTFPGPILSSFPQQAVVGSSGAPAFGGSLGLGGLYGAGATLGSGGLCTFGRPYASPACSPCVLPRYSKKLWDTCGPC comes from the coding sequence ATGTCTTGCTATGACCTGTGCCCACTGAAAACCAGCGTCGCCGTCCCCCAGCCCATCGCTGAGAGCTGCAACGAGCTGTGCGCCCGCCAGTGCCCTGACTCGACGGCCTTCATCCAGCCGCCCCCCGTCGTCGTCACCTTCCCCggccccatcctcagctccttcccccagcaagCCGTGGTGGGCTCCTCTGGAGCACCCGCCtttgggggctccctggggctggggggcctcTACGGTGCCGGAGCCACGCTGGGCTCGGGGGGCCTCTGCACCTTTGGCAGACCCTAcgcttctcctgcctgcagcccttgcGTCTTGCCCCGCTACAGCAAGAAGCTGTGGGACACCTGTGGGCCCTGCTag
- the LOC140644207 gene encoding feather keratin 3-like, whose translation MSCYDLCPPKTSVAVPQPIAESCNELCARQCPDSTAFIQPPPVVVTFPGPILSSFPQQAVVGSSGAPAFGGSLGLGGLYGAGATLGSGGLCTFGRPYASPACSPCVLPRYSKKLWDTCGPC comes from the coding sequence ATGTCTTGCTACGACCTGTGCCCACCGAAAACCAGCGTCGCCGTCCCCCAGCCCATCGCTGAGAGCTGCAACGAGCTGTGCGCCCGCCAGTGCCCCGACTCGACGGCCTTCATCCAGCCGCCCCCCGTCGTCGTCACCTTCCCCggccccatcctcagctccttcccccagcaagCCGTGGTGGGCTCCTCTGGAGCACCCGCCtttgggggctccctggggctggggggcctcTACGGTGCCGGAGCCACGCTGGGCTCGGGGGGCCTCTGCACCTTTGGCAGACCCTAcgcttctcctgcctgcagcccttgcGTCTTGCCCCGCTACAGCAAGAAGCTGTGGGACACCTGTGGGCCCTGCTAG
- the LOC140644151 gene encoding LOW QUALITY PROTEIN: scale keratin-like (The sequence of the model RefSeq protein was modified relative to this genomic sequence to represent the inferred CDS: inserted 1 base in 1 codon): MSCYDLCPPKTSVAVPQPIAESCNELCARQCPDSTAFIQPPPVVVTFPGPILSSFPQQAVVGSSGAPAFGGSLGLGGLYGAGATXGLGGLCTFGRPYASPACSPCVLPRYSKKLWDTCGPC; encoded by the exons ATGTCTTGCTACGACCTGTGCCCACCGAAAACCAGCGTCGCCGTCCCCCAGCCCATCGCTGAGAGCTGCAACGAGCTGTGCGCCCGCCAGTGCCCCGACTCGACGGCCTTCATCCAGCCGCCCCCCGTCGTCGTCACCTTCCCCggccccatcctcagctccttcccccagcaagCCGTGGTGGGCTCCTCTGGAGCACCCGCCtttgggggctccctggggctggggggcctcTACGGTGCCGGAGCCA CTGGGCTCGGGGGCCTCTGCACCTTTGGCAGACCCTAcgcttctcctgcctgcagcccttgcGTCTTGCCCCGCTACAGCAAGAAGCTGTGGGACACCTGTGGGCCCTGCTAG